One window of Mesorhizobium sp. PAMC28654 genomic DNA carries:
- a CDS encoding hemin-degrading factor, with protein MDQRVKPAPHEIRRARTDNPKTRERDLAAQLGISEAELVAAHCGDGVVRIEPRVNDLLTGLETVGEVMALTRNESAVHEKIGVYDKVVTGNHNAMVLGENIDLRIFPKIWAHGFAVEKRDGGEIRRSLQFFDDAGEAVHKVHLRPASNLYAYQKLVAELESSNQEPTVAISGAKVSDDVENPDASASLDDLRDRWSQLTDVHQFFGMLKTLKLSRRQAVRMVGQDYAWLLDNDAVGAMFHHAAEGEMPIMCFVGNRGCIQIHSGPVKSIKPTGPWINVLDETFHLHLRTDHIHEVWAVRKPTKDGHVTSIEVYGADGNMIIQFFGKRHEGEGERDDWRFLVENLPRIPSPTAA; from the coding sequence ATGGACCAGCGCGTAAAACCCGCTCCGCACGAAATCCGGCGGGCGCGGACAGACAATCCGAAAACGCGCGAGCGTGACCTCGCGGCCCAGCTCGGCATTTCGGAAGCCGAACTGGTGGCCGCGCATTGCGGCGACGGCGTCGTCCGCATCGAGCCACGCGTCAATGACCTCCTGACCGGCCTCGAAACGGTTGGCGAAGTCATGGCGCTGACCCGCAACGAAAGCGCCGTTCACGAGAAGATCGGCGTCTACGACAAGGTCGTCACCGGCAACCACAATGCCATGGTACTCGGCGAGAATATCGACCTGCGCATATTCCCGAAGATATGGGCGCATGGCTTTGCCGTGGAAAAGCGCGACGGCGGCGAGATCCGCCGCAGCCTGCAGTTCTTCGATGATGCGGGCGAGGCCGTGCACAAGGTGCATCTGCGCCCCGCATCCAACCTCTATGCCTACCAGAAGCTGGTGGCCGAGCTGGAATCGTCGAACCAGGAGCCGACGGTTGCCATTTCAGGAGCCAAGGTCTCGGATGATGTCGAAAATCCGGATGCGTCCGCCAGTCTCGATGATCTGCGCGATCGCTGGAGCCAGCTGACCGATGTGCATCAGTTCTTCGGCATGCTGAAGACGCTGAAGCTCAGCCGCAGGCAAGCGGTGCGGATGGTTGGCCAGGACTATGCCTGGCTGCTCGACAATGATGCCGTCGGAGCCATGTTCCATCACGCCGCCGAGGGCGAGATGCCGATCATGTGCTTTGTCGGCAATCGCGGCTGCATCCAGATTCATTCCGGACCGGTCAAGTCCATCAAGCCGACGGGGCCGTGGATCAATGTGCTGGACGAGACATTCCACCTGCACCTGCGAACCGACCACATCCATGAGGTCTGGGCCGTGCGCAAACCGACCAAGGACGGCCATGTCACGTCTATCGAGGTCTATGGCGCCGATGGCAACATGATCATCCAGTTCTTTGGCAAGCGCCATGAAGGCGAAGGCGAGCGTGACGACTGGCGCTTCCTTGTCGAGAACCTGCCACGCATCCCAAGCCCGACCGCAGCCTGA
- a CDS encoding TonB-dependent hemoglobin/transferrin/lactoferrin family receptor, producing MAKGMAALLAGVAAITLLAPHASAQQAQAPTDQQQAETKKAEEAKAAPTGVTLLDKILVISRTGETAIESLASASHVDQEQLDRRMATTPNEMLLGVPGVAVQADARRVSSSINIRGLQDFGRVAVIVDGARQDFQRSDHGTQSTFYIDPELVKSVDVIRGPVANTYGSGAIGGVVFFDTKDAEDFLKPDETWAASATGRYESNGKGWTTSASGAYRFNENWDALGNIVYRNYDNYKDGGGDTVNGTGFDVLSGLLKTTIRPSENSELKLGWTGSSDSWNEISGGKPVYDVDMKQNTFTARYNITDDAKSWLDLHINTSYNKTNLNQVALVPIPDRFDPITGVPVVLPAGSRSSFDIGTSAIDIWNTSRFETSGIAHELTYGGDWVGDKVKTDGTAGGDSFYTPSGKRNVSGAYIQDKLTWNWLEVITGLRYDNYSLKGTKSETSGDRVSPRVTVGVSPFESVGLAGLQFYGTYAEGYRSPSLTETFISGNHPAGVSFPFLPNPNLRPETGKTTEFGVNYKANDILEPGDAFRLKAAYFNNDIDDYIGIVRLSPFVPGSGCTMGFGPPFCYQYQNFANAKINGFELETVYDAGWGYAGLSASIIDGHTISTKGVQAGLLTIPSSQVTAQLGLRFLEDKLTVGGEVQYNGKPKDNPIAEDYTLVNAFVSYQATDNLKIDFRADNLFDVKYANPLNIVPATTPGAAPVFAAYEPGITLKLAATMRFGG from the coding sequence ATGGCAAAAGGAATGGCCGCATTGCTGGCCGGCGTGGCCGCGATCACGCTGCTGGCACCACACGCTAGCGCGCAACAGGCACAGGCGCCGACGGATCAGCAACAGGCCGAAACGAAGAAGGCCGAAGAAGCCAAGGCCGCCCCAACGGGCGTAACGCTGCTCGACAAGATCCTGGTCATCAGCCGAACCGGCGAGACGGCGATCGAATCGCTGGCCTCCGCCAGCCATGTGGATCAGGAACAGCTTGACCGCCGGATGGCGACGACTCCAAACGAGATGCTGCTGGGTGTGCCAGGTGTCGCTGTCCAGGCCGACGCAAGGCGCGTGAGCTCCAGCATCAACATCCGCGGCCTGCAGGATTTCGGCCGTGTCGCGGTCATCGTCGATGGTGCGCGGCAGGATTTCCAGCGCTCCGACCATGGCACGCAATCGACCTTCTACATCGATCCCGAACTGGTCAAATCCGTCGACGTCATCCGCGGGCCGGTAGCCAATACCTATGGGTCGGGCGCGATCGGCGGCGTCGTCTTCTTCGACACCAAGGATGCCGAGGACTTCCTGAAGCCTGACGAAACCTGGGCCGCGTCGGCGACGGGGCGCTACGAGAGCAATGGCAAGGGCTGGACCACCAGCGCGTCTGGCGCCTACCGGTTCAACGAGAACTGGGATGCGCTGGGCAACATCGTCTACCGCAACTATGACAACTACAAGGATGGCGGTGGCGACACCGTCAACGGCACCGGCTTCGACGTGCTGAGCGGACTGCTCAAGACGACCATTCGCCCCAGCGAAAACAGTGAACTGAAGCTCGGCTGGACAGGTTCAAGCGATAGCTGGAACGAAATCAGCGGTGGCAAGCCAGTCTACGACGTCGACATGAAGCAGAACACCTTCACAGCCCGCTACAACATCACCGACGACGCGAAGAGCTGGCTCGATCTGCACATCAATACCTCCTACAACAAGACCAATCTCAACCAGGTCGCGCTTGTTCCGATCCCAGACCGCTTCGATCCGATCACAGGTGTGCCGGTGGTCCTGCCCGCCGGCTCGAGATCATCCTTCGACATCGGCACGTCCGCGATAGACATCTGGAATACGTCGCGGTTCGAAACCTCTGGCATCGCACATGAACTGACTTATGGCGGTGACTGGGTAGGCGACAAGGTCAAGACAGACGGCACGGCCGGCGGCGACAGTTTCTACACGCCCTCAGGCAAGCGAAACGTCTCCGGCGCCTACATCCAGGACAAGCTTACCTGGAACTGGCTCGAGGTGATCACGGGCCTGCGCTACGACAATTACAGCCTGAAAGGCACCAAGTCGGAAACGTCTGGCGATCGCGTGTCGCCCCGCGTCACGGTCGGCGTTTCGCCGTTCGAAAGCGTCGGCCTCGCGGGTCTGCAATTCTACGGCACCTATGCCGAGGGCTATCGCTCGCCTTCGCTGACAGAAACCTTCATCAGCGGAAATCATCCCGCCGGCGTTTCGTTCCCCTTCCTGCCCAATCCCAACCTGAGGCCAGAAACCGGTAAGACGACCGAGTTCGGGGTGAATTACAAAGCGAATGACATCCTCGAGCCGGGCGATGCATTCCGCCTCAAAGCGGCATATTTCAACAATGACATCGATGACTATATTGGTATAGTCAGGTTGTCGCCTTTTGTGCCGGGAAGTGGTTGCACAATGGGATTTGGCCCTCCATTTTGCTATCAGTATCAGAACTTCGCCAATGCCAAGATCAACGGGTTCGAACTCGAAACCGTGTATGATGCGGGATGGGGCTACGCCGGGCTCTCGGCATCGATCATCGATGGCCACACCATTTCCACCAAGGGCGTTCAGGCTGGCTTGCTGACCATACCGTCGTCGCAGGTCACGGCACAGCTTGGTCTGCGCTTCCTGGAGGACAAGCTAACCGTCGGCGGCGAGGTGCAGTACAACGGCAAGCCGAAGGACAATCCGATCGCCGAGGACTACACGCTGGTCAATGCCTTCGTCAGCTACCAGGCGACCGACAATTTGAAGATTGATTTCCGCGCCGACAACCTGTTCGATGTCAAATACGCCAACCCGCTCAACATCGTCCCGGCCACCACGCCCGGCGCCGCTCCGGTCTTCGCGGCCTACGAGCCTGGCATAACCCTGAAGTTGGCGGCAACGATGCGTTTTGGAGGCTGA
- a CDS encoding FecCD family ABC transporter permease — protein MVDQSIAGPAKGMATASEGDRSGRARIVILLLCLGLGLAVLISLTSGASDASAVSVIRDWLFGTVPGDAALSARDSLIVYDIRLPRVILGMLVGAALAVSGAVMQGLFRNPLADPGLIGVSAGSSLGAVSIIVLGGTVLAPITLALGTLALPLAAFCGGLATTLVLYQVATRRGQTSVATMLLAGIALAALAMALTGILIFMADDRQLRDLTFWQLGSLGGATWQKIGSVGPVIVLALAGMPFLARGLNALSLGEATAGHLGIAVQRLKYVAIIGVSAAVGASVAVSGGIGFVGIVVPHLLRLLIGPDNRYLLPASALLGAALLLLADAVARTIVAPAELPIGIVTAIAGAPFFLWILLRKRGVIDL, from the coding sequence ATGGTCGATCAATCGATCGCCGGTCCGGCAAAGGGTATGGCGACTGCATCCGAAGGCGATCGTTCGGGACGTGCCCGCATCGTTATTCTTCTGTTGTGCTTGGGGCTCGGCCTTGCCGTGCTGATATCGCTGACCTCCGGCGCGTCCGATGCGTCGGCCGTCAGCGTTATTCGTGACTGGCTGTTCGGCACGGTACCGGGCGACGCGGCGCTGAGTGCACGCGACAGCCTGATCGTCTACGACATCCGCTTGCCGCGCGTTATCCTGGGAATGCTGGTCGGGGCAGCGCTCGCCGTCTCCGGGGCGGTGATGCAGGGCCTGTTCCGCAATCCGCTGGCGGACCCTGGCCTGATCGGTGTTTCGGCGGGATCAAGCCTTGGTGCCGTGTCCATCATTGTGCTTGGCGGCACCGTGCTGGCGCCGATCACCTTGGCGCTGGGCACGCTTGCCCTGCCGCTCGCGGCCTTCTGCGGCGGCCTGGCCACAACACTGGTGCTCTATCAGGTCGCCACGCGGCGGGGGCAGACCTCCGTCGCCACCATGCTGCTGGCCGGCATAGCGCTGGCGGCGCTGGCCATGGCGCTGACCGGCATCCTGATCTTCATGGCCGACGATCGCCAGTTGCGCGACCTGACCTTCTGGCAGCTCGGATCGTTGGGCGGCGCGACATGGCAGAAGATCGGTTCCGTCGGGCCGGTCATCGTGCTGGCGCTGGCCGGGATGCCCTTCCTGGCGCGGGGCCTCAACGCGCTGTCGCTGGGCGAGGCGACCGCCGGTCATCTCGGCATAGCGGTGCAGCGGTTGAAATATGTGGCAATCATTGGCGTCTCGGCGGCGGTTGGCGCGTCCGTCGCCGTCAGCGGCGGTATCGGCTTTGTCGGCATCGTGGTGCCGCATCTGCTGCGCCTGCTGATCGGCCCGGACAATCGATACCTGCTGCCAGCGTCGGCGCTGCTTGGTGCGGCGCTGCTGCTGCTGGCCGATGCCGTCGCTCGCACCATCGTGGCGCCCGCCGAGTTGCCGATCGGCATCGTCACCGCGATCGCTGGCGCGCCGTTCTTCCTTTGGATCCTGCTGCGCAAGCGTGGCGTCATAGACCTATGA
- a CDS encoding MaoC family dehydratase, whose protein sequence is MTETRPKAPPTYEQLTAMSGQELGVSDWTTVDQNRINQFAECTGDHQWIHVDPERARRQSPFRTTIAHGYLTLSIIGALALGMGIVPENTQAAFNYGFDKVRFLAPVKVGARIRLRATLISMEVMGPGQYLMKAANTIEIEGESKPALTAETLVMLYERRRRAGA, encoded by the coding sequence ATGACGGAAACACGGCCCAAGGCGCCGCCGACGTACGAACAGCTCACGGCCATGTCCGGGCAGGAACTTGGTGTCTCGGATTGGACGACGGTCGATCAGAACCGCATCAACCAGTTCGCCGAATGCACGGGCGACCATCAATGGATTCATGTCGATCCTGAAAGAGCGCGGCGGCAAAGCCCGTTTCGTACGACGATAGCGCATGGCTATCTGACGCTGTCCATCATCGGTGCACTGGCGCTCGGCATGGGGATCGTGCCGGAAAACACCCAGGCAGCCTTCAACTATGGCTTCGACAAGGTGCGTTTCCTGGCGCCGGTCAAGGTTGGCGCGCGCATCAGGCTGCGCGCCACCCTGATCTCGATGGAGGTTATGGGCCCAGGCCAGTATCTGATGAAAGCCGCGAACACGATCGAGATCGAGGGCGAATCGAAGCCCGCGCTCACAGCCGAGACACTCGTCATGCTCTATGAGCGCCGCAGGCGGGCAGGGGCCTGA
- a CDS encoding IS3 family transposase (programmed frameshift), with the protein MRTSGRTKRQIAEDLGVGFSTLTRWMGRQLDREMGDPGRPPDADVAAELKRLRRENEILRQERDILKRATAFFVGGKSVRFALIDQAKKDFPVDRLCATLGVSPSGYFAWGRRPACRRQRDDMIMLAHVRSSFALSNGTYGSPRMTRELQDNGFAIGRRRTARLMRENGLQARQKRRFKRTTDSEHAFPVAPNVIDQDFAATGPNQKWGADISYIWTREGWLYLAVVIDLFARKVVGWAAGNRLHRSLALAALNKAFVMRQPEPGLIHHSDRGSQYCSIDYQAELRAAGVIISMSGKGNCFDNAMVETFFKTLKTELIWRTSFLTRADAQAAIARYIDGFYNPIRRHSALDYISPMQFERNAAE; encoded by the exons GTGCGAACGAGCGGTCGGACGAAGCGGCAGATCGCGGAGGATCTTGGTGTTGGTTTCTCGACGCTGACGCGATGGATGGGTCGGCAGCTGGATCGTGAGATGGGCGATCCTGGGCGTCCGCCTGATGCTGATGTCGCCGCTGAATTGAAACGGCTGCGGCGGGAGAATGAAATCCTTCGGCAGGAGCGGGATATCTTGAAACGGGCGACGGCTTTTTTCGTC GGAGGGAAGTCGGTGAGGTTCGCGCTCATCGACCAGGCGAAGAAGGATTTCCCTGTGGACCGTTTGTGCGCGACGCTGGGTGTCAGCCCGAGCGGCTACTTTGCCTGGGGGCGCCGGCCGGCGTGCCGCCGGCAGCGCGACGACATGATAATGCTGGCGCATGTGCGATCGTCGTTCGCGCTGTCGAACGGAACCTATGGTAGCCCGCGCATGACGCGGGAACTGCAAGACAATGGCTTTGCCATTGGCCGGCGACGAACGGCGCGTCTGATGCGGGAGAATGGCCTCCAGGCAAGACAGAAGCGGCGGTTCAAGCGCACGACGGACAGCGAACACGCCTTTCCGGTTGCCCCCAATGTCATCGACCAGGATTTTGCCGCCACTGGTCCCAACCAGAAATGGGGTGCCGACATCTCCTACATCTGGACGCGGGAGGGCTGGTTGTACCTTGCTGTCGTCATCGATCTGTTTGCCCGCAAGGTCGTTGGCTGGGCTGCTGGCAACCGGCTACACCGCAGCCTGGCTCTGGCAGCGCTCAACAAGGCGTTCGTCATGCGGCAGCCGGAACCCGGCCTCATTCACCACTCCGACCGCGGCAGCCAATATTGTTCTATCGACTACCAAGCCGAATTGCGTGCCGCCGGCGTCATCATCTCAATGTCAGGCAAGGGCAATTGCTTTGATAACGCCATGGTCGAAACATTCTTCAAGACGCTGAAAACTGAACTGATCTGGCGCACCTCTTTCCTTACCCGCGCCGATGCCCAAGCCGCCATTGCCCGATATATCGACGGCTTCTACAATCCCATCCGGCGGCATTCCGCGCTCGACTACATCAGCCCGATGCAGTTCGAGCGAAACGCCGCCGAATGA
- a CDS encoding heme ABC transporter ATP-binding protein, with amino-acid sequence MIEGRDVSVAIGGKRIVANVDFEARPGEIAAIVGPNGSGKTTFLKALSGELAYTGRVAVNGRDLGAMKPVETATLRAVLPQATMLSFPFTVREIVKLGLIGGRSGVLPGENARLPERALARVDLDGFAGRFYQELSGGEQQRVQLARVLCQVWAPVLDGKPRYLFLDEPVSSLDIKHQLIIMNIAQDFARRGGGVIAILHDLNLTAMYADRIFVMHRGRLAATGSPKDWTCPEKVESFLLMKGDLDDETETVYGCVQGGGGWPCANERSDEAADRGGSWCWFLDADAMDGSAAGS; translated from the coding sequence ATGATCGAAGGTCGGGATGTTTCGGTGGCGATCGGCGGCAAACGCATTGTCGCCAATGTCGATTTCGAGGCGAGGCCGGGCGAGATCGCGGCGATTGTCGGCCCCAACGGTTCGGGCAAGACGACCTTCCTCAAGGCGCTGTCGGGCGAGCTTGCCTATACGGGCCGCGTCGCTGTCAACGGCCGCGATCTTGGGGCCATGAAGCCAGTCGAGACCGCAACGCTGCGCGCCGTGCTGCCGCAGGCAACCATGTTGTCCTTTCCCTTCACTGTCCGCGAGATCGTCAAGCTCGGACTCATCGGCGGACGTTCCGGCGTGTTGCCGGGCGAAAACGCGCGCCTGCCCGAGCGAGCGCTGGCGCGTGTCGATCTCGATGGATTCGCGGGACGTTTCTACCAGGAGCTTTCCGGTGGCGAGCAGCAGCGCGTCCAGCTTGCTCGTGTGCTCTGCCAGGTCTGGGCACCGGTGCTCGACGGCAAGCCGCGCTACCTGTTCCTCGACGAGCCGGTGTCCAGCCTCGATATCAAGCACCAGCTGATCATCATGAACATCGCCCAGGATTTTGCCAGAAGAGGCGGCGGCGTCATTGCCATCCTGCACGACCTCAATCTGACGGCCATGTATGCCGACCGGATTTTTGTCATGCATCGCGGCAGGCTGGCCGCGACCGGCTCGCCAAAGGATTGGACTTGCCCCGAAAAAGTGGAGAGTTTCCTTCTGATGAAAGGCGACCTCGATGACGAAACAGAGACAGTTTACGGATGCGTTCAAGGCGGAGGCGGTTGGCCTTGTGCGAACGAGCGGTCGGACGAAGCGGCAGATCGCGGAGGATCTTGGTGTTGGTTTCTCGACGCTGACGCGATGGATGGGTCGGCAGCTGGATCGTGA
- a CDS encoding phasin family protein, protein MAKQPDSDSFMDMFGRFGRDLKVPNVDVEAILAHHRKNLEALEKSARASAAGATSLMSRQREMLQDTLREITDMAQSYRAPGNPQELMAKQTEFARKSFEAALKNAEEVPGLVKKSGTESVEILRERIKAAMEEIRAGYDKK, encoded by the coding sequence ATGGCAAAACAACCGGATTCAGATTCATTCATGGACATGTTCGGCAGGTTCGGCCGCGACCTGAAGGTGCCGAATGTCGATGTGGAGGCGATCCTCGCGCACCACCGCAAGAATCTCGAGGCGCTGGAGAAGTCGGCCAGGGCAAGTGCGGCCGGTGCGACGTCGCTGATGTCGAGACAGCGCGAGATGCTGCAGGATACGCTGCGCGAAATCACCGACATGGCGCAGAGCTACAGGGCTCCGGGTAATCCGCAGGAATTGATGGCCAAGCAAACCGAGTTCGCCAGGAAATCCTTCGAGGCCGCGTTGAAGAATGCCGAAGAAGTGCCCGGACTGGTCAAAAAATCCGGTACCGAATCCGTCGAGATCCTGCGGGAGCGCATCAAGGCCGCGATGGAGGAAATCCGCGCCGGCTACGATAAGAAGTGA
- the rirA gene encoding iron-responsive transcriptional regulator RirA encodes MRLTRQTNYAMRILMYCAANNDRLSRIPEIAAAYTVSELFLFKILQPLVEHGLVATVRGRNGGVKLGRAAESISLFDVVRVTEESFAMAECFENDAAECPLVDSCALNSALREALNAFFAVLERYTIADLVAARPNVRNLLGIDMLELRRAPAA; translated from the coding sequence ATGCGGCTTACGCGTCAGACTAACTATGCCATGCGCATCTTGATGTATTGCGCCGCCAACAACGACCGGCTGAGCCGTATCCCAGAGATCGCCGCCGCGTACACCGTGTCCGAGCTTTTCCTGTTCAAGATCCTGCAGCCCCTGGTCGAGCATGGCCTGGTCGCGACCGTCCGCGGTCGCAATGGCGGCGTCAAACTTGGCCGCGCGGCTGAATCCATCAGCCTGTTCGATGTCGTGCGCGTGACGGAAGAGAGCTTCGCCATGGCCGAATGCTTCGAGAACGATGCCGCCGAATGTCCGCTGGTCGACAGCTGCGCGCTGAATTCCGCATTGCGCGAGGCGCTCAACGCGTTCTTCGCTGTGCTGGAGCGCTACACGATCGCCGATCTGGTGGCGGCGCGGCCGAATGTGCGCAACCTGCTCGGCATCGACATGCTGGAACTGCGCCGAGCCCCAGCCGCCTGA
- the hemP gene encoding hemin uptake protein HemP, with product MNTHNPNDFRYRVRRSDDASVRFDRVPLAVRTLSSNSLFQGEHEIGIEHHGALYRLKITRQGKLILNK from the coding sequence ATGAACACGCACAATCCCAATGATTTTCGCTATCGCGTCCGCCGTTCCGACGATGCCTCCGTCCGTTTCGACCGGGTTCCGCTGGCGGTGCGAACCCTGTCCAGCAACTCACTGTTCCAGGGCGAGCACGAGATCGGCATCGAACATCACGGCGCGCTCTATCGGCTGAAGATCACCCGCCAGGGCAAGCTCATTCTCAACAAGTAG
- a CDS encoding DUF445 domain-containing protein — protein MSQSVPALGPVRLDADAGAKLSALRRTKFIATAALVLCVLIFAAAKSCEGIYPWLGYVAAFAEAATIGGLADWYAVVALFKRPLGLPIPHTAIIPANQTRIADNFGRFIEVNFLAPEPVREKLAEVDFSALVADWLADPSRAAGLSHFVSRLVPQTLAAVEQSGLRGFVTSRMLEQVEKIPLAPLFADLLSTLTDDRRHQKLFDEFIKVIGRFLNDEQALATMREKIREELPSLFNLFRADAYLLKKIVASASSLLDEVRADPDHPMRGEFDRFAETFIERLRTSKQYARRAEKLKRDFLERPELKALAGDMWASLSLFIEQDAKAPNSMIRTHLTEMFVEVGRHLADDAQIRADMNQGFVVALASFVDSQKSGVSKFIADQVKRWDLGQLTRLIEMNIGRDLQYIRFNGMIIGGIAGVVLYVAERLFLPN, from the coding sequence ATGTCACAATCGGTCCCGGCCCTGGGTCCCGTCCGGCTCGATGCCGACGCGGGCGCCAAGCTTTCGGCGTTGCGGCGCACCAAATTCATCGCCACGGCAGCGCTTGTGCTTTGCGTTCTGATCTTTGCCGCGGCAAAGTCGTGCGAGGGCATTTATCCGTGGTTGGGCTACGTCGCTGCTTTCGCCGAGGCCGCTACGATCGGCGGGCTGGCCGACTGGTATGCGGTGGTGGCGCTGTTCAAGCGACCGCTTGGCCTGCCGATCCCGCACACGGCCATCATCCCGGCAAACCAGACCCGCATCGCCGACAATTTCGGCCGCTTTATCGAGGTCAATTTCCTGGCGCCTGAGCCGGTACGGGAAAAGCTGGCCGAAGTGGATTTTTCGGCGCTCGTCGCCGACTGGCTGGCCGATCCCAGCCGGGCGGCTGGCCTGTCCCACTTTGTCAGCCGGCTGGTGCCGCAGACACTGGCGGCCGTCGAGCAGTCGGGCCTGCGTGGCTTCGTTACCAGCCGCATGCTGGAGCAGGTCGAAAAGATACCACTGGCGCCGCTCTTCGCCGATTTGTTGTCGACGTTGACCGATGACCGCCGTCACCAGAAACTCTTCGACGAGTTCATCAAGGTCATTGGCCGGTTCCTGAACGACGAGCAGGCGCTGGCAACCATGCGCGAGAAGATCCGCGAGGAATTGCCGTCGCTGTTCAACCTGTTTCGCGCCGACGCCTACCTCTTGAAGAAGATCGTGGCGTCCGCGAGCTCGTTGCTCGACGAAGTACGGGCCGATCCCGATCACCCGATGCGTGGGGAATTCGACCGCTTTGCGGAAACCTTCATCGAGCGGCTGAGGACATCCAAGCAATATGCCAGGCGTGCCGAGAAGCTGAAACGCGATTTTCTCGAAAGGCCCGAGCTGAAAGCGCTGGCCGGTGATATGTGGGCAAGCCTCAGCCTGTTCATCGAACAGGACGCGAAGGCGCCAAATTCGATGATCCGCACCCATCTCACCGAGATGTTCGTCGAGGTCGGCCGCCATCTTGCCGATGATGCGCAGATCAGGGCCGACATGAACCAGGGTTTCGTCGTAGCACTTGCCTCCTTCGTCGACAGCCAGAAGAGCGGTGTCTCGAAATTCATCGCCGACCAGGTCAAGCGCTGGGATCTGGGCCAACTGACGCGGCTGATCGAAATGAACATCGGCAGGGACCTGCAATACATCCGGTTCAACGGCATGATCATCGGCGGTATCGCCGGTGTCGTGCTCTATGTGGCGGAGCGGCTGTTTCTCCCCAATTGA
- a CDS encoding heme/hemin ABC transporter substrate-binding protein, with protein MISLSRLAPTSVFAPVLRLALLPAIGLSIAVAAVMPSRATEGTAVFADKSRIAAVGGSITEIVYALGEQDHLVARDSTSYFPAAALKLPDVGYMRQLSPEGVLSVNPTGILALHGSGPKEAVDVLKKTSIPFIEVPEHYDNEGILEKIRLVGKALGADAKADALAAEVDAKLKAVEKQTASIKERKRILFVLSMQGGKILAAGSDTAANGIIKLAGGTNAVEGFSGYKQMSDEAIVTAKPDVIMMMNNAGPPTSDEELFGNPSIASTPAGTARKIIRMDGSYLLGFGPRTADAIHELAVSLYGAQVTD; from the coding sequence ATGATTTCCCTTTCCAGACTGGCGCCGACGTCCGTATTCGCGCCCGTCTTAAGGCTGGCACTTTTGCCGGCGATCGGTCTTTCTATCGCCGTGGCAGCGGTTATGCCGTCCCGGGCGACGGAAGGCACTGCCGTCTTCGCGGACAAATCTAGGATCGCGGCCGTCGGCGGGTCGATCACCGAGATCGTCTATGCGCTCGGCGAACAGGACCATTTGGTGGCGCGCGATTCGACCAGCTATTTTCCGGCAGCCGCACTGAAGCTGCCGGATGTCGGCTACATGCGTCAGCTGTCGCCGGAGGGCGTCCTGTCGGTCAACCCGACCGGCATATTGGCGTTGCATGGCAGTGGCCCGAAGGAAGCCGTCGACGTGCTGAAGAAGACGAGCATCCCCTTCATCGAGGTGCCCGAGCACTATGACAATGAAGGCATCCTGGAAAAGATCCGCCTCGTCGGCAAGGCGCTCGGCGCCGACGCCAAGGCCGATGCGCTGGCTGCCGAGGTCGACGCCAAGCTGAAGGCGGTCGAGAAACAGACCGCGTCGATCAAGGAGCGCAAGCGCATCCTGTTCGTGCTGTCGATGCAGGGAGGCAAGATCCTTGCCGCCGGTAGCGACACCGCCGCCAACGGCATCATCAAGCTGGCCGGCGGCACCAACGCGGTCGAGGGCTTTTCCGGCTACAAGCAAATGTCGGACGAGGCGATCGTCACCGCCAAGCCCGACGTCATCATGATGATGAACAATGCTGGCCCACCCACATCGGATGAGGAGTTGTTCGGCAATCCGTCCATCGCCTCGACACCGGCTGGCACCGCGCGCAAGATCATTCGCATGGACGGCAGCTACCTGCTTGGCTTCGGCCCCCGTACGGCGGACGCTATCCACGAGCTCGCCGTTTCGCTTTATGGCGCTCAGGTCACGGACTGA